Below is a window of Fibrobacter sp. UWB11 DNA.
CTTTGTAAGTTCAAGAGCCGGGCGGATAGCGCCCACATAGTTGCCGAGATGGGGTGTGCCCGTCGGCTTGATACCGGTAAGTGAAATCTTTTTCATGGGGTGCAATTTAGGAAATTTTCACTGTGCGTTACAGCACACTTGCGCGGGGAAAGTGCTGTGTTGGGGTAAATTCGGGGGAAAAATAGCGCGCTATCGAATTCTTTTATTACATTTCTTTTCCAAATGATAAAAGACGAGAAATACATATTGGTAGATAGCGAAGAATCGCTCGCAGCTTTGCTTGCGGATTTGGAGCAATACGACATGGCCGCTGTCGACACCGAAGCGGATTCCATGTACCATTACACGGCTCGTCTCTGCCTCATCCAGATTACTATTGGCGAACACCATTATATTGTGGACCCGCTTTGTGGGCTGGATCTTGCACCGCTTTTTAAGGCACGTGCAATGCAGACACTGATTTTCCATGGTGCAGATTACGACCTTAGGCTCCTGTGGCAGACTTACGGTTTTTCACCGAAGAGCATTTTCGATACAATGCTTGCCGCAAAGATTTTGGGAGAACAGCACCTCGGGCTTGCCGATTTGGTCAAGGAATATTTTGGCGACGAGCTCAAAAAGGAAAACCAAAGAGCCGACTGGACGATTCGACCGCTTTCGTTGGACATGTGCGAATACGCTATCCACGACACGTTCTACCTTCATGAACTTTGTGCTATCTTAGCTGAAAAATTGCAACAAGCCGGACGCATGTGCTGGCTCACGGAACAGTGCAACGCACTCATTGAACACGCAAAAGCACCAAATGCTCCGAAAAAAGATCCTTGGCGCATTACAGGTTCTAGCATTTACGGGCCATGCGCACTGAACATTCTCAAACATTTGTGGGAATGGCGTGAAAAGCAGGCCGAAGAACTCGACCGACCGCCTTACAAGGTAATGCAGTCCGAACTGATGCTTGCGATTGTGAACGCCCAGAATTCGCATTTTCCGGATGTCGACGAAACGTACCTGCCGAAACTCCCCCGCAATTTTAAGGGAGATCGTCTGGAATCGTTCCTCAACATGCTCCGCGAAGCTGTAGCCGTCCCTGAATGTGACTGGCCCATGCGACTTCCCAAGGCACCACCACCGCCGGTCATTCCGCACTCCGATTTGCTCAGCGCTCTCAAAACATGGCGCGATGAAAAGGCCGAGGAACTGAAAATCGATGCAGCGCTCCTTGCGAACAAATCGCAATTGATCTGGCTTGCCGCTCCGGGAAACATCCCCTGGCAGACTCGCTACGAAGAAGCGCACCTGATGCACTGGCAGCAGAATGTCTGGAACGAAATTCTGCGTGACAAGTTGCCCACGGCAAAGCGCATTGGCGAAGAAGAATAAAGGTTTTATATGGCAGCGTCCATAGTAATTGTAATCCTCGTATTGCTGATTTTCGGCAGCAGCCCTATTGTCGAAATGATTTTGAAAATGCGCCGCATGAGAAAGGGCGATGACATTATCAAGGAACCGTGGCAAGAAATCCACGACATTCCGGGCTACCACGATGCAAGGAACATTGCCGCGTTCTACCCGCTCAAAGGCGAACCGAACATCATGCCCATCCTCGAAGAACTCGCCACCGAAGGCCGCTTGTTGCTCCCTAAATGCGAGGGTGAAGGCATTATGCACTTCTACAAGATTGCAAGCCTCAAGAAAGACTTGGTCAAGGGGCACTATGGTATTATGGAACCCCGCGAAGGCATCGAGAAGTTCGATGGAGACATTCCAGTGTTCCTGGTCCCCGGTGTCAAGTTCAACTGGGACGGTAGCAGACAAGGTCATGGTAAGGGCTATTACGACCGGTTCCTCGCCAAATACCCCAATTCGTTCAAAGCGGGTATTATGACCCCGGCACAGCTATCCAAAGAACCTCTTGAGCAAAAAGAAACTGATGTAAAGATGCACACGGTAATTGCCTGTAGAGAAAAGTACTAGCACGCAACAAGACGCGCGTATTCTAAATTTTTAATAGAGATGCCCGCTCAGCGGTGGGCATGACAATTTAAACCTTTTCATGGAGAATCCAGAAAATGAGTTTCAACAATGACGACAGCCGTCGCGGTTTTGGCAACGATCGCAAGCGCAACTTTGGCCGCTCCCCGCGCCCGAATTTTGACGAAAACAAGTTCAACCGCGAACACCCGGACGACGAACCGGCAAGCCGCACGGAACGCCGTGGAGGCATCGGAAGCCAGGCACACCTCCGTCGCGACCGCGACAATTTCGCCAACCGTCCGAGCCGATTCGAAGAACGCGCAGAACGCCGCAATTTGAACGACCGCCCCACCTTTGACGACCGTCGCGATTTCAACAGCGAGCGCCGCGGTTTTAATGAAAACCGCGCAGTTCCAGAAGGCGTCGTACCGGCAGTTGGCGATGCCGATGCAGCACCGCAAGTCGCAGTTGGAGGGATCAAGGAAGTTGAAGAACTTTTGAACAAGAGCCCGTTGCAGGTCCACCGCGTGCTCTTTATGCACAAGTCCGGCAACCCGAAGCTCTATGAACTCCAGAAGCTTGCCAAACGCGCCCATGTGCACGTTCAGCAGGTCGATTCCAAGATTCTCGATAGCTACGCCCGCCCGAACCACGGCGTTGTAGCCCTCATGAACGAGAAGGAACTCCTCAACTGGATGGATGTCCGCGAAGAATTCTTCAAGGCCCGTGATACCGGCGAAAAGAAACTTATCGCTGTTGCAACCAACATCGAAGACCCGCGTAACCTTGGCGCTTGCATCCGCAGTTCTCTTGCCCTGGGAGTCGACATTTTGCTCCTCCCCGCGAAGGGCATGTGCGGCATTACACCGAGCGTCGCCCGTACATCTGCAGGCGCCCTCGAAAAGCTCCGCATCTGCCGTCCGGACAATCTCGAAGGAGCCATTGGCGAACTCAAGATGGCCGGTTACCAGATTTTGGGACTCGATGCCGACACCGAAACAAACCTTGCTGGTTTCGACTTTGCAGACCACGTGGTGCTTGCCGTCGGTGGCGAAGACGTGGGCCTCCCCCCGTTCATCAAGAAGCAGTGCGACGCAGTGCTCCGCATCCCGATGAAGCCCGAAGCTCATTCATATAATGCATCAGTAGCCCTCTCACTCGGTCTTTACGAATACGCAAGATTGAGAATAAAAGCATAATTGCCGTTTTTATTCAAAAAGCGCCATTTTCCGTTGAAAATCCGCGTTGTAAAGTTGTAAACAAGAACAACGTGTAAACATAAATAAACGCACCCATTTCCTATGGGTGCATTTATTTTTATAGCTAGCAAAAAAAGGAATGTGGATTGTGCTATGATAAAAAAACTCGCTTTGTCGTGTAGTTTTGCGGCGGGCCTTTCGCTCGCGCAAACATACGATTTACCAATAGTATTCGTTGACACTAAAGGAAGATGCCTAGACAGCAAAGTCACAGAAAAAATTCCGGCCACAATGAAAGTACTGGACGGAAAGACGAATAACGTGGCTGATAGTGCCAAAGGAACACGTTACGATATTGGCATAAAAGTCCGTGGACAATCCTCGGCTTTGTTCCCCAAGCCAGGTTACGGCGTGGAAGTACGTGACGAAAAGGGAGAAGGCAAGGATGTAAGCCTGTTCGGGCTGCCTCCTTCTGACGACTGGGTTTTCCATGGTCCGTATGTTGACAAGAGCTTGGTGCGTAACGCACTTGCACACTGGCTCTTTAGGCAGGCAGGCCATTACAGCCCGCGTAGCAAGCATTTCGACCTGTACATCAACGGGGTCTATCGCGGAGTCTATGTGCTTCTCGAAAAAATCAAGCGTGACAAATACCGCGTCAATGTTAGCAAGCTCAAAGAAACAGATATCAGCGGCGAAGAAGTGACTGGCGGCTATATTTGGGCTTTCGACAAAACGGGAACTAACACGGGTGGCGCAGGCAATGGTCCCATCGAAAAGGAAGGTTTCAGCACCTCCGACGGTTTGAATGTCATTTTGCACTATCCCAAGAAGGAAAACATCAAGAGTGAGCAGGAAGCCTACCTGAAAAAGTACTTGAACGATCTTGAAGGCCTGTTCAAGAACGGCAAGAACGGTCAGGGGTATGAAAAATACGTCGATATGACTTCTGCGCTGGACTACGTGTTGCACGAAGAAGTGACCAACAACGCGGACTCCTACTGGTGCAGTTTCTTCTTGCACAAACCCAAGGACAAGATAGACTCGAACGGAGTCAAGACCGAAGGCAAAGTAACGCTCGGCCCCGCTTGGGATTTCAACCTCGCCATGAGCAACGGCTCCCAGCCTGAAAACGGCGGCGGCCAAGGTGGTCAAGGTGGCTGGAACCAGGGCGGCGGCATGTGGGGCGGCGGATTTGGCGGCGGCATGGGCGGCTTCACCAGTTCGGGCAACGGATGGCAAATTGAAAACAGCATGAAAAGTGGCCAAGGCATGATGGGCAGCTCCTTGAAGGCTCCGAACTGGCTCCTTGGCATGTGGAAGGACAGCCACTACCAAAGCGAACTCAAAAAACGCTGGGCGGAACTTCGCAGCGGCGTGTGGCACACCAAGACCATGGACAAGTATCTGGATTCCATGAAGACGTACCTGAAGAGTGCCGCCGACAGAAACTTCAAACGCTGGCCGAACTTGGGTAAATCTAGCGGTCAGGGCGACAACGATCCAGAGCCAATGAAATTCTGCAACCAAGGCGGTGGCGGCGGCGGCATGTGGAATATGAACATGCCCATGGGCGGCTACAATGCAACAACCTGGGACGGCGAATTCGAACATCTCCGCAAGAAGATGAAAGAAAGAATGGCCTGGATGGACCAGCAACTCGGATT
It encodes the following:
- a CDS encoding ribonuclease D, yielding MVDSEESLAALLADLEQYDMAAVDTEADSMYHYTARLCLIQITIGEHHYIVDPLCGLDLAPLFKARAMQTLIFHGADYDLRLLWQTYGFSPKSIFDTMLAAKILGEQHLGLADLVKEYFGDELKKENQRADWTIRPLSLDMCEYAIHDTFYLHELCAILAEKLQQAGRMCWLTEQCNALIEHAKAPNAPKKDPWRITGSSIYGPCALNILKHLWEWREKQAEELDRPPYKVMQSELMLAIVNAQNSHFPDVDETYLPKLPRNFKGDRLESFLNMLREAVAVPECDWPMRLPKAPPPPVIPHSDLLSALKTWRDEKAEELKIDAALLANKSQLIWLAAPGNIPWQTRYEEAHLMHWQQNVWNEILRDKLPTAKRIGEEE
- a CDS encoding 5-formyltetrahydrofolate cyclo-ligase, whose product is MAASIVIVILVLLIFGSSPIVEMILKMRRMRKGDDIIKEPWQEIHDIPGYHDARNIAAFYPLKGEPNIMPILEELATEGRLLLPKCEGEGIMHFYKIASLKKDLVKGHYGIMEPREGIEKFDGDIPVFLVPGVKFNWDGSRQGHGKGYYDRFLAKYPNSFKAGIMTPAQLSKEPLEQKETDVKMHTVIACREKY
- a CDS encoding RNA methyltransferase, whose product is MSFNNDDSRRGFGNDRKRNFGRSPRPNFDENKFNREHPDDEPASRTERRGGIGSQAHLRRDRDNFANRPSRFEERAERRNLNDRPTFDDRRDFNSERRGFNENRAVPEGVVPAVGDADAAPQVAVGGIKEVEELLNKSPLQVHRVLFMHKSGNPKLYELQKLAKRAHVHVQQVDSKILDSYARPNHGVVALMNEKELLNWMDVREEFFKARDTGEKKLIAVATNIEDPRNLGACIRSSLALGVDILLLPAKGMCGITPSVARTSAGALEKLRICRPDNLEGAIGELKMAGYQILGLDADTETNLAGFDFADHVVLAVGGEDVGLPPFIKKQCDAVLRIPMKPEAHSYNASVALSLGLYEYARLRIKA
- a CDS encoding CotH kinase family protein gives rise to the protein MIKKLALSCSFAAGLSLAQTYDLPIVFVDTKGRCLDSKVTEKIPATMKVLDGKTNNVADSAKGTRYDIGIKVRGQSSALFPKPGYGVEVRDEKGEGKDVSLFGLPPSDDWVFHGPYVDKSLVRNALAHWLFRQAGHYSPRSKHFDLYINGVYRGVYVLLEKIKRDKYRVNVSKLKETDISGEEVTGGYIWAFDKTGTNTGGAGNGPIEKEGFSTSDGLNVILHYPKKENIKSEQEAYLKKYLNDLEGLFKNGKNGQGYEKYVDMTSALDYVLHEEVTNNADSYWCSFFLHKPKDKIDSNGVKTEGKVTLGPAWDFNLAMSNGSQPENGGGQGGQGGWNQGGGMWGGGFGGGMGGFTSSGNGWQIENSMKSGQGMMGSSLKAPNWLLGMWKDSHYQSELKKRWAELRSGVWHTKTMDKYLDSMKTYLKSAADRNFKRWPNLGKSSGQGDNDPEPMKFCNQGGGGGGMWNMNMPMGGYNATTWDGEFEHLRKKMKERMAWMDQQLGFTEPAQAIVTEPIIHEPDWQKEEEEKQKQKETIRISKLGRLSPTNYFEVNGNMLEIQTDIGGTFALIDLNGAVLYKTQIKTGVTTVEIPSKARNKHWIATLNGKMMNR